From Methanomicrobia archaeon, the proteins below share one genomic window:
- a CDS encoding ATP-NAD kinase family protein, translating to MGGDNNDKMKIGFLINPIAGMGGSVGLKGTDGLVDEAVELGAQPVATERARKCMAALTVNALILTCSDAMGEEALSSPQSYEVVYSFEGHRSTSEDTKKACTRFLEEGIELLLFCGGDGTARDVYSVVERKVPIIGIPAGVKMHSAVFAISPKGAAQMVELFVKGKAEVRDVEVMDTDEDAYRRNELRMKVFGYARTPYEPVLVQHGKSLFQSVTEEKAKEEIAQFAIEFMRDGSLYIMGAGTTIHKIAELLGLGEEKTLLGVDAVKDGRLVGKDLNEQELLRLLGEEPKVKILVSPIGAQGFVFGRGNQQLSAKVLEKVGVENVIVLATPHKLAETPFLLVDTGSEELDEQLSGYMSVVCCYRMAQRKEVRRG from the coding sequence ATGGGGGGAGATAATAACGATAAAATGAAAATTGGTTTTCTTATCAATCCGATAGCGGGCATGGGCGGCTCCGTAGGCCTTAAAGGCACGGACGGCCTGGTAGACGAAGCGGTGGAATTAGGTGCACAGCCTGTAGCTACTGAACGGGCGCGGAAATGCATGGCTGCGTTAACTGTAAACGCGCTTATTCTCACGTGCTCTGACGCGATGGGAGAGGAGGCACTTTCGAGTCCACAGAGCTACGAAGTCGTATATTCGTTTGAGGGGCATAGAAGCACGAGTGAAGATACAAAGAAGGCCTGCACGCGATTCTTGGAGGAGGGTATTGAGCTTCTGCTGTTCTGCGGCGGTGACGGCACGGCACGTGATGTTTACAGTGTCGTCGAACGAAAAGTTCCGATTATCGGTATTCCAGCAGGTGTAAAGATGCATTCGGCGGTGTTTGCGATCAGTCCGAAGGGTGCGGCGCAAATGGTCGAGCTTTTTGTAAAGGGCAAAGCGGAAGTGCGGGATGTCGAGGTAATGGATACTGACGAGGACGCGTATAGGCGCAATGAGCTGCGCATGAAGGTCTTTGGCTATGCACGCACACCGTACGAGCCCGTTCTGGTTCAGCATGGTAAGAGCCTTTTTCAAAGCGTGACTGAAGAAAAAGCGAAGGAAGAGATCGCGCAGTTTGCCATCGAGTTCATGCGTGATGGCTCGCTCTATATTATGGGTGCAGGAACGACGATCCATAAAATCGCGGAGCTGCTGGGCTTGGGCGAGGAGAAGACGCTGCTCGGCGTGGATGCCGTGAAAGATGGGAGATTGGTAGGCAAGGATTTGAACGAGCAGGAATTGCTCCGATTACTAGGGGAGGAACCGAAGGTTAAAATACTGGTGAGTCCGATAGGTGCGCAGGGCTTCGTCTTTGGTCGGGGCAATCAGCAGCTCAGTGCGAAGGTGCTCGAAAAGGTCGGAGTTGAGAATGTGATCGTGCTGGCGACGCCGCACAAGCTCGCAGAGACGCCATTTCTGCTCGTTGATACGGGCAGTGAGGAGCTGGATGAGCAATTAAGCGGCTATATGAGCGTGGTATGCTGCTATCGAATGGCGCAGCGAAAGGAAGTGCGACGCGGGTGA